A window from Mycobacterium saskatchewanense encodes these proteins:
- the prpD gene encoding 2-methylcitrate dehydratase PrpD, which yields MRVHEVRTRRSAENFPRSEHLAWKIAEVATDPVAVPADTEAMVINRVIDNAAVSAASVIRRPVAVARAQAQAHPVSSPGAKVFGVNGDYSPEWAAWANGVAVRELDFHDTFLAAEYSHPGDNIPALVAVAQHLGIGGADLIRGIATGYEIQIDLAKGISLHEHKIDHVAHLGPSVAAGLGTMLRLDKETIYQAIGQALHLTTSTRQARKGLISSWKAYAPAWAGKVAIEAVDRAMRGEGAPAPIWEGEDGVIAWLLSGPEHTYRVPLPEPGEPKRAILDSYTKQHSAEYQSQALIDLARRLRERIGDLAQVAAIVLHTSHHTHHVIGTGSGDPQKFDPDASRETLDHSVMYIFAVALQDGTWHHERSYTTERARRPDTIELWRKISTVEDPGWTRRYHSIDPAEKAFGGRAEITLKNGDVIVDEIAVADAHPLGARPFERKQYIGKFTELAEGVVSATEQRRFLSSAEALPDLQAGTLSALNIAVGPRVLDKAPAIPPGIFG from the coding sequence ATGCGAGTACACGAGGTCCGCACCCGGCGCAGCGCCGAAAACTTTCCCCGAAGCGAGCACCTGGCCTGGAAGATCGCCGAGGTCGCGACCGACCCGGTAGCGGTGCCCGCGGACACCGAGGCGATGGTGATCAACCGCGTCATCGACAACGCCGCGGTCTCGGCCGCGTCCGTGATCCGCCGCCCGGTGGCCGTCGCCCGCGCCCAGGCGCAGGCGCATCCCGTCTCATCCCCGGGCGCAAAGGTTTTCGGCGTCAACGGCGACTACTCACCGGAGTGGGCCGCCTGGGCCAACGGCGTGGCCGTGCGCGAACTGGATTTCCACGACACCTTCCTGGCCGCCGAGTATTCGCACCCCGGCGACAACATCCCCGCCCTGGTGGCCGTGGCCCAGCACCTCGGGATCGGTGGCGCGGACCTGATCCGGGGCATCGCGACCGGCTACGAGATCCAGATCGACCTGGCCAAGGGGATTTCCCTGCACGAGCACAAGATCGACCACGTCGCGCACCTCGGCCCGTCGGTAGCCGCGGGCCTGGGCACCATGTTGCGTCTCGACAAGGAGACCATCTACCAGGCGATCGGCCAGGCGCTGCACCTGACCACGTCCACCCGGCAGGCACGCAAGGGCCTGATCTCGAGCTGGAAGGCGTACGCGCCGGCGTGGGCCGGCAAGGTCGCCATCGAGGCCGTCGACCGCGCCATGCGCGGCGAGGGCGCACCGGCGCCCATCTGGGAGGGTGAGGACGGGGTGATCGCCTGGCTGCTCTCGGGTCCCGAACACACCTACCGGGTCCCACTGCCGGAGCCCGGCGAGCCCAAACGGGCCATCCTGGACAGCTATACCAAGCAGCACTCGGCGGAATACCAGAGCCAGGCCCTTATCGACCTGGCCCGCAGGCTGCGCGAGCGGATCGGTGATCTGGCGCAGGTCGCGGCGATCGTGCTGCACACCAGCCATCACACGCACCACGTGATCGGCACGGGCTCAGGTGATCCGCAGAAGTTCGACCCCGACGCATCGCGTGAGACGCTGGACCACTCCGTGATGTACATCTTCGCCGTCGCGCTGCAGGACGGCACCTGGCATCACGAGCGGTCCTACACAACTGAACGGGCACGCCGGCCCGACACCATCGAGCTGTGGCGGAAGATCTCGACGGTCGAGGATCCCGGATGGACCCGGCGCTACCACTCCATCGATCCTGCCGAGAAGGCATTCGGTGGGCGGGCGGAAATCACCCTGAAAAACGGCGACGTCATCGTCGACGAGATCGCCGTCGCCGACGCTCATCCGCTGGGGGCTCGGCCGTTCGAGCGCAAGCAGTACATCGGGAAGTTCACCGAGCTGGCCGAGGGTGTCGTCAGCGCGACCGAGCAGCGGCGGTTCCTGTCGTCGGCCGAAGCCCTCCCGGACCTGCAGGCCGGGACTCTGAGCGCGCTCAACATCGCGGTCGGTCCGCGGGTGCTCGACAAGGCGCCCGCGATTCCCCCGGGGATCTTCGGATGA
- a CDS encoding short-chain fatty acyl-CoA regulator family protein, with protein MTPVVKTFAGARLRRLREDHGLSQVALARALGLSTSYVNQLENDQRPLTVPVLFTLTERFGLPAQYFAPESDARLVSDLREVLAEAPATAAQIEELVARMPAVGQTLINLHRRLHDATADLEALHSRANAEVSAAPQQPMPFEEVRDFFYDRKNYIGELDLAAEELFELNRLRIGGLDTALAQFLDEELGVTVIVDDGRTLNRNSKRLFRPDQRTLYVARWLRPGQRAFQLATQVALLTQAELISGIIAADDQLSDDARSVARIGLANYFAGALLLPYRQFLDAAESVRYDIDRLARRFEVGFETICHRLSTLQRPSARGVPFIFVRTDSAGNISKRQSATGFHFSRVGGNCPLWVVHQAFSRPGQFLTQVAQMPDERTYFWVARTTAADHDSYLGPDKSFAIGLGCDVAHAEKLVYSVGIDLGSREATVPIGAGCKICDRPSCPQRAFPYLGRPVRVDPHTSTDLPYPPAIAPEPPRKCP; from the coding sequence GTGACACCCGTGGTGAAGACGTTTGCCGGCGCCCGCCTACGGCGGCTCCGGGAGGACCACGGGCTGAGCCAGGTGGCCTTGGCGCGCGCCCTGGGGCTGTCGACGAGCTATGTCAATCAATTGGAAAACGACCAGCGCCCCCTCACCGTGCCGGTGTTGTTCACCCTCACGGAGCGTTTCGGCCTGCCGGCTCAGTACTTCGCGCCGGAATCCGACGCTCGCCTGGTCTCGGATTTGCGGGAGGTTCTCGCCGAGGCGCCCGCCACCGCCGCGCAGATCGAAGAGTTGGTCGCGCGCATGCCCGCGGTCGGACAGACGCTGATCAACCTCCACCGGCGGTTGCACGACGCCACCGCCGACCTCGAAGCGCTGCACAGCCGGGCCAACGCCGAGGTTTCCGCGGCTCCCCAGCAGCCGATGCCCTTCGAGGAGGTGCGGGACTTCTTCTACGACCGCAAGAACTACATCGGTGAGCTCGACCTCGCCGCCGAGGAATTGTTCGAACTCAACCGCCTGCGGATCGGTGGACTCGACACTGCGCTGGCGCAGTTCCTCGATGAGGAGCTAGGCGTGACCGTAATCGTCGACGACGGCCGGACGCTGAATCGTAACTCCAAGCGCCTATTTCGGCCGGATCAGCGGACCTTGTACGTGGCGCGGTGGCTGCGTCCGGGTCAACGCGCATTCCAGTTGGCGACCCAGGTGGCGCTGCTCACCCAGGCCGAGCTGATCAGCGGCATCATCGCGGCCGACGACCAACTCAGCGACGACGCCCGCAGTGTGGCCCGCATCGGCCTGGCCAACTATTTCGCTGGCGCCCTGCTCCTCCCCTACCGGCAATTCCTCGATGCCGCCGAGAGTGTCCGCTATGACATCGACCGGTTGGCGCGACGGTTCGAGGTGGGCTTCGAGACGATCTGCCATCGGTTATCCACTCTGCAACGCCCCAGCGCACGGGGGGTTCCCTTCATCTTCGTCCGGACCGATAGCGCGGGCAACATCTCGAAACGCCAGTCCGCCACGGGTTTTCACTTCTCTCGGGTGGGTGGTAACTGTCCGCTGTGGGTGGTTCACCAGGCGTTCTCCCGACCGGGGCAGTTTCTGACGCAGGTCGCCCAGATGCCCGACGAGCGCACCTACTTCTGGGTTGCGCGGACCACGGCGGCGGACCACGACAGTTACCTCGGCCCCGACAAGAGCTTCGCGATCGGGCTGGGATGCGACGTGGCCCACGCCGAAAAGCTCGTCTATTCCGTTGGCATCGACCTGGGAAGTCGCGAGGCGACGGTGCCCATTGGGGCGGGATGCAAGATCTGCGATCGCCCGTCCTGCCCACAACGGGCCTTCCCCTACCTCGGCCGTCCGGTGCGCGTCGATCCGCACACCAGCACGGACCTGCCCTACCCACCGGCCATCGCACCTGAACCACCACGGAAATGTCCGTGA
- a CDS encoding flavin monoamine oxidase family protein → MADVDYCVVGAGFAGLAAALRLSRAGHSVTLLEARDRVGGRTFTETRADGSWVDRGGAWVGPGQDRIHALMAEFGVPEYKQYNDGDAMMVIDGKKHRYGGTIPWTMSPWAVANLGLALRAVEKMCNSVPGECPWEARDAAEWDRISLGEWLDRNTMSKPAREMLDMALAGAYTSAASEVSMLWVLAQMGSAGGPTFVISSRGGSQDARPIGGMGAVYGPMAAELGDAVQLSRPVRQVSQDADGVTVRADGVTVRARRVIVTIPLAIAASIDYEPMLPVDRAFLHQRMPGGAVLKTSVVYDEPFWRADGLSGQTAAPGSLASLTIDACTDTGNPGIMCAISEGVAARRLGRLTEAERQAAIVGELVDRFGARARTPREYHEQNWTTERYSGGGMISHAPTGVLTEFGYTLREPCGRIHWAGTESSTVMCGWIDGAIRSGERAADEVREAEAVSAG, encoded by the coding sequence GTGGCGGACGTCGATTACTGCGTGGTCGGTGCCGGATTCGCGGGCCTGGCGGCGGCCCTGCGGTTGAGCCGAGCCGGGCATTCCGTGACATTGCTGGAGGCGCGCGACCGCGTCGGCGGCCGCACATTCACCGAAACCCGCGCCGACGGCAGCTGGGTCGATCGCGGCGGGGCGTGGGTCGGCCCGGGCCAGGACCGGATCCATGCGCTGATGGCCGAGTTCGGCGTGCCGGAATACAAGCAGTACAACGACGGCGACGCCATGATGGTCATCGACGGCAAGAAGCACCGCTACGGCGGAACCATCCCGTGGACGATGAGCCCGTGGGCGGTCGCCAACCTGGGCCTGGCGCTGCGCGCGGTGGAAAAGATGTGCAATTCCGTTCCTGGCGAATGCCCCTGGGAGGCAAGGGATGCCGCCGAGTGGGACCGGATCAGCCTGGGCGAGTGGCTTGACCGGAACACCATGTCCAAACCGGCCCGCGAGATGCTCGACATGGCGCTGGCCGGGGCTTACACGTCCGCGGCGTCCGAGGTGTCGATGCTGTGGGTGCTGGCCCAGATGGGATCGGCCGGCGGCCCCACCTTCGTCATCTCAAGCAGGGGCGGCTCCCAGGACGCCCGCCCGATCGGCGGGATGGGCGCCGTCTACGGCCCGATGGCCGCCGAACTGGGCGATGCCGTGCAGCTGTCGCGACCGGTCCGGCAGGTCAGCCAGGATGCCGACGGCGTGACCGTGCGCGCGGACGGCGTCACGGTGCGCGCGCGGCGGGTCATCGTCACCATCCCGCTGGCGATCGCCGCCTCGATCGACTACGAGCCGATGCTGCCGGTGGACCGGGCGTTCCTGCACCAGCGCATGCCCGGCGGCGCCGTCCTCAAGACCTCGGTGGTCTACGACGAGCCGTTCTGGCGGGCGGACGGGTTGTCCGGTCAGACGGCCGCGCCGGGCTCACTCGCCTCGCTGACCATCGACGCCTGCACCGACACGGGCAACCCGGGGATCATGTGCGCCATCTCCGAGGGCGTCGCGGCGCGCCGGTTGGGCAGGCTCACCGAGGCCGAGCGCCAGGCGGCGATCGTCGGCGAGTTGGTCGACCGCTTCGGCGCGAGGGCGCGAACGCCGCGGGAGTACCACGAGCAGAACTGGACCACCGAGCGATACTCCGGGGGCGGCATGATCAGCCACGCCCCGACCGGCGTGCTCACCGAATTCGGCTACACCCTGCGCGAGCCGTGCGGCCGCATCCACTGGGCCGGGACCGAAAGCTCGACCGTCATGTGCGGGTGGATCGATGGCGCGATCCGTTCGGGTGAGCGCGCCGCCGACGAGGTCCGGGAAGCCGAGGCCGTCTCCGCCGGCTGA
- a CDS encoding DoxX family protein, with protein sequence MTAYYVGVLILRLVLGLTLAAHGYNKFFGGGRIPGTARWFESIGMKPGKFHATVAATTEMAAGLGLAAGLLTPIPAAGFVSLMLVAAWTVHRANGFFIVKEGWEYNLVLAVAAVVVATLGAGKFSLDWLIFGKNWFDGWYGLLISVVLGLAGAIGQLVIFYRPPAKQAG encoded by the coding sequence ATGACTGCCTACTACGTCGGCGTACTGATCCTTCGGCTGGTGCTGGGCCTGACGCTGGCCGCCCACGGCTACAACAAGTTCTTCGGCGGCGGCCGCATCCCCGGCACGGCGCGATGGTTCGAGAGCATCGGGATGAAGCCCGGCAAATTCCACGCCACGGTGGCCGCCACGACCGAAATGGCCGCCGGGCTGGGGCTGGCGGCGGGCCTGCTCACTCCTATCCCCGCGGCGGGCTTCGTCTCGCTGATGCTGGTCGCCGCCTGGACCGTGCACCGGGCCAACGGCTTCTTCATCGTCAAGGAAGGCTGGGAGTACAACCTGGTGCTGGCGGTGGCCGCCGTCGTCGTCGCGACCCTCGGCGCCGGCAAGTTCAGCCTGGACTGGCTGATCTTCGGGAAGAACTGGTTCGACGGCTGGTACGGCCTGCTGATCTCGGTCGTCCTCGGTCTTGCCGGGGCGATCGGCCAGCTGGTGATCTTCTACCGGCCGCCGGCCAAGCAAGCGGGGTGA
- a CDS encoding pyruvate, phosphate dikinase → MARASRGTVSPEGTLHNAVVLLDGRGDEPREVLGNKGYGVELMRRHGLPVPPAFCITIGVGARYLTEPGATVDAIWDEVLDGVAWLERETGRTFGRGPRPLLVSVRSGATQSMPGMMDTILDLGVNEAVERSLTAAGAARFARDIRERLDRMYRRIVGGAVPDDPYTQLHAGIRAVFDSWNSPRAVAYRTHYGLDDRGGTAVIVQAMVFGNRGSRSGAGALFSRNPITGADEPFGEWLPGGQGDEVVSGSVDVEPIAALHDEQPDVYDELLGAARLLERLASDVQEIEFTVEDGNLWLLQTRAAERSAQAAIRLALRLRREGLIDDAEALRRVTPAHVENLLLPALQPETRLAAPLLARGLPACPGVATGKAYTDVDEALDAADRGERVILVRDHTRPEDVLGMLAAQGIVTEVGGAASHAAVVSRELGRVAVVGCGRGVAAALSGRQVTVDGAEGEVREGNLTLSAWSENDTPELRELADLARRVCPLRAHAVGAHPRLDDTSDAAVRAAMDAGLSDVVSATPLIVMLTALRLAGRAGG, encoded by the coding sequence ATGGCTCGTGCCTCACGAGGCACCGTCTCCCCCGAAGGCACCCTGCACAACGCCGTGGTCTTGCTGGATGGGCGCGGCGACGAGCCACGGGAAGTCCTCGGCAACAAGGGCTACGGCGTCGAGCTCATGCGCCGGCACGGGCTGCCGGTGCCGCCCGCGTTCTGCATCACCATCGGGGTCGGGGCCCGGTACCTGACGGAGCCGGGCGCGACCGTGGACGCGATCTGGGACGAGGTGCTCGACGGGGTGGCCTGGCTGGAGCGCGAGACCGGCCGCACGTTCGGGCGCGGCCCCCGACCGCTGCTGGTCAGCGTCCGTTCCGGGGCCACCCAGTCCATGCCCGGCATGATGGACACGATTCTCGACCTGGGCGTCAACGAGGCCGTCGAGCGCTCCCTCACCGCGGCCGGGGCGGCGCGCTTCGCCCGCGACATCCGGGAGCGGTTGGACCGCATGTATCGGCGCATCGTGGGCGGCGCGGTTCCCGACGATCCGTACACCCAGCTGCACGCCGGCATCAGGGCGGTGTTCGACTCCTGGAATTCGCCACGCGCGGTCGCCTACCGCACGCATTACGGCCTCGACGACCGCGGCGGCACGGCCGTCATCGTGCAGGCGATGGTGTTCGGCAACCGTGGCTCCAGATCCGGTGCCGGCGCGTTGTTTTCGCGCAACCCGATCACGGGCGCCGATGAGCCGTTCGGCGAATGGCTACCCGGCGGCCAGGGCGACGAGGTGGTGTCGGGATCGGTCGACGTCGAACCCATCGCGGCGCTGCACGACGAGCAACCGGACGTCTACGACGAACTGCTGGGCGCCGCCCGCCTGCTGGAACGGCTCGCCTCCGATGTCCAGGAGATCGAATTCACCGTCGAGGACGGCAACCTGTGGTTGCTGCAGACGCGGGCGGCCGAGCGGTCGGCGCAGGCGGCGATACGTCTGGCGCTGCGACTGCGCCGCGAGGGCCTCATCGACGACGCCGAGGCGCTGCGCCGTGTGACCCCGGCGCACGTCGAGAATCTGCTGCTGCCCGCCCTGCAACCCGAAACTCGTTTGGCGGCACCGCTCTTGGCAAGGGGCCTGCCCGCCTGCCCGGGTGTGGCGACGGGCAAAGCCTATACGGACGTGGACGAGGCGCTCGACGCCGCCGACCGGGGCGAGCGGGTGATCCTCGTCCGCGACCACACGCGGCCCGAAGACGTGCTCGGCATGCTGGCCGCACAGGGCATCGTCACCGAGGTCGGCGGCGCCGCCAGCCATGCGGCCGTGGTAAGCCGCGAACTGGGCCGGGTGGCCGTGGTGGGGTGCGGCAGGGGCGTGGCGGCGGCACTGTCCGGCAGACAGGTCACGGTCGACGGCGCCGAAGGTGAAGTGCGCGAAGGCAACCTCACCCTGTCCGCGTGGTCGGAGAACGACACGCCGGAACTACGCGAGCTCGCCGACCTCGCGCGACGGGTCTGCCCGCTGCGGGCGCACGCTGTGGGCGCTCACCCGCGGCTGGACGACACCTCCGACGCCGCGGTCCGCGCAGCCATGGACGCCGGCCTGTCCGACGTGGTGTCGGCCACTCCCCTGATCGTCATGCTGACCGCCCTGCGGCTGGCGGGCCGGGCGGGCGGGTGA
- a CDS encoding MarR family transcriptional regulator: MTELAVLQAVRLKGRVRPAELAATLNDDLANIGDTVERLTAAGLLIDGATLRISPGGRARLETLLAQERDGVDHAAMLGVYNDFRAVNAEFKSLVTDWQLYGGPQGRPNAHDDAEYDAAVLRRLDRVHARVVPLIETAATQLPRLGGYAVKLRAALDKIKAGDTAWLTRPLVDSYHTVWFELHEELIVAVGLTRAAAAKSGDAQ, encoded by the coding sequence GTGACCGAACTGGCCGTGTTGCAGGCCGTCCGGCTCAAGGGCCGGGTGCGGCCCGCTGAGCTGGCCGCGACCTTGAACGACGACCTCGCGAACATCGGCGACACCGTCGAGCGGCTTACCGCGGCGGGACTGCTGATCGACGGCGCGACGCTGCGAATCAGTCCCGGCGGCCGCGCCAGGCTGGAGACGCTGCTGGCGCAGGAGCGCGACGGCGTCGATCACGCCGCAATGCTCGGCGTTTACAACGACTTTCGTGCCGTCAATGCCGAATTCAAATCTCTGGTCACGGACTGGCAGTTGTACGGCGGCCCGCAGGGCCGCCCCAACGCCCACGACGACGCGGAATACGACGCGGCGGTGCTGCGACGCCTCGACCGCGTGCACGCGCGGGTGGTCCCGCTCATCGAGACGGCCGCGACGCAGCTGCCTCGACTGGGCGGCTACGCGGTCAAATTGCGTGCGGCCCTGGACAAAATCAAAGCCGGCGACACTGCCTGGCTGACCAGGCCGCTGGTCGACTCCTACCACACCGTGTGGTTCGAGCTGCACGAGGAACTCATCGTCGCGGTCGGCCTGACCCGCGCGGCCGCCGCCAAATCCGGTGATGCGCAATAG
- a CDS encoding WS/DGAT/MGAT family O-acyltransferase, producing the protein MAAVDAQFYWTSAKIPNDEFLLYAFDGAPADPGRAVEEILVRGRGCPELAVRVEEGSRLAYPRWVPATVGPQWLVRHDLGGDSWSGCLTAVVGLARSQLDARRMPWRLHLFSPVRGIPGVDGPGAVAVMQVAHALADGNRAAAMAARLLGRPTPVPRVPEPRSGFLPARAVQAARTHHRFERDTRAGLLAPGLGSRPPLPTNARPDGAISVRTVVRRRAQLPGPTVTVGVLGAVSTALSRLIGAAADSLGAEVPMAKPGERQANNHFGNVVVGLYPTLEPGLRAERIAADLANGRRRFEHPATGAADRALAAVPASLLRWGVAQFDPDVRPAEVAGNTVVSSVYRGAADLGLGEARVVLTAGFPALSPMMGLTHGVHGIGETVVISVHAAESAVGDIDAYVRLLDAAL; encoded by the coding sequence ATGGCCGCCGTCGACGCGCAGTTCTACTGGACGTCGGCGAAGATCCCGAACGACGAGTTCCTCCTCTATGCATTCGACGGCGCACCGGCCGATCCGGGGCGCGCGGTCGAGGAGATCCTTGTTCGGGGGCGGGGGTGCCCGGAGCTGGCGGTGCGAGTCGAAGAGGGCAGTCGGCTGGCCTACCCGCGGTGGGTGCCGGCCACCGTCGGGCCGCAGTGGCTGGTCCGCCACGACCTTGGCGGCGACAGTTGGAGCGGATGCCTGACCGCCGTCGTCGGCCTGGCGCGCAGCCAGCTCGACGCGCGGCGCATGCCGTGGCGACTGCACCTGTTCAGCCCGGTCCGGGGCATCCCGGGCGTCGACGGCCCGGGTGCGGTTGCGGTCATGCAGGTGGCGCACGCGCTGGCCGACGGGAACCGTGCCGCGGCGATGGCGGCCCGGCTGTTGGGCCGGCCCACCCCGGTGCCGCGGGTGCCCGAGCCAAGATCGGGCTTCCTGCCGGCGCGGGCGGTCCAGGCCGCGCGCACGCACCACCGGTTCGAGCGCGACACCCGCGCGGGCCTGCTGGCGCCGGGGCTGGGGTCGCGGCCGCCGCTGCCCACCAACGCCCGCCCGGACGGTGCCATCTCGGTGCGCACCGTCGTGCGCCGCCGCGCCCAGCTGCCCGGGCCCACCGTCACCGTTGGCGTGCTCGGCGCCGTGTCCACAGCGCTGTCCCGCCTGATCGGTGCGGCGGCCGATTCGCTGGGCGCGGAGGTCCCGATGGCCAAACCCGGTGAACGGCAAGCCAACAACCACTTCGGGAACGTCGTCGTCGGGTTGTATCCGACTCTCGAGCCGGGTTTGCGCGCCGAGCGGATCGCCGCAGACCTGGCCAACGGGCGGCGCCGCTTCGAGCATCCGGCGACCGGCGCCGCGGATCGGGCGTTGGCGGCGGTACCGGCGTCGCTGCTGCGGTGGGGCGTGGCCCAGTTCGACCCGGATGTCCGCCCGGCGGAGGTGGCCGGCAACACCGTGGTGTCCAGCGTGTATCGGGGAGCCGCCGATCTCGGGCTCGGCGAGGCGCGGGTGGTGTTGACCGCGGGATTTCCGGCGCTGTCGCCGATGATGGGCCTCACCCACGGCGTGCACGGCATCGGCGAGACGGTCGTGATCAGCGTGCACGCGGCCGAGTCGGCGGTCGGTGACATCGACGCGTATGTGCGGCTACTGGATGCGGCGCTGTAA
- a CDS encoding alpha/beta fold hydrolase, producing the protein MGEAGWIDVKGRAGDLKALTWGPSDAPVALCLHGFPDTPYGWRKLAPLLAESGWRVVAPFMRGYAPSSIPTDGSYHIGALMDDALRVREAAGGTPRDIVIGHDWGALAATGLAAMPDSPFAKAVIMSVPVSAGLRQRAGLAERGRLAGLISRQLLRSWYMFYFQLPFLPAHSASWVLPLLWRRWSPGYRGAEDDLRHVDAAIGTPESWRAALGPYRATIRNTRPPAQYAELHRLWTEAPLLPCLYLHGRDDGCMTSAFTRWTEKALPAGSEADIVEHAGHFLQLEQPNKVADLILGFIGPAA; encoded by the coding sequence ATGGGTGAAGCAGGCTGGATCGACGTCAAGGGCCGGGCCGGTGACCTCAAGGCGCTCACGTGGGGACCGAGTGACGCCCCGGTCGCGCTGTGCCTGCACGGCTTCCCCGACACGCCCTATGGGTGGCGCAAGCTTGCACCCCTGCTGGCCGAATCGGGGTGGCGGGTCGTCGCACCCTTCATGCGCGGGTACGCGCCCTCATCGATCCCGACCGACGGCAGCTATCACATCGGCGCCTTGATGGACGACGCGCTGCGGGTGCGCGAAGCCGCCGGCGGCACACCACGAGACATCGTGATCGGTCATGACTGGGGTGCGCTCGCCGCCACCGGCCTGGCCGCCATGCCCGACAGCCCGTTCGCCAAGGCGGTGATCATGTCGGTGCCCGTCTCGGCCGGCCTCCGCCAGCGTGCAGGCCTCGCCGAGCGAGGCCGCCTCGCCGGCCTGATCTCGCGCCAGCTATTGCGCAGCTGGTACATGTTCTATTTCCAGTTGCCCTTCCTGCCGGCACATTCCGCGTCGTGGGTGCTACCGCTGCTGTGGCGGCGGTGGTCACCTGGTTACCGCGGCGCCGAGGACGACCTCCGTCACGTCGACGCCGCGATCGGCACACCGGAGAGCTGGCGGGCGGCGCTGGGACCGTACCGGGCCACGATCCGCAATACCCGGCCGCCCGCGCAGTACGCGGAGTTACACCGGCTGTGGACCGAGGCGCCGCTGCTGCCGTGCCTGTACCTGCACGGCCGCGACGACGGCTGCATGACATCGGCGTTCACCCGCTGGACCGAGAAGGCGTTGCCGGCGGGCAGCGAGGCCGACATCGTCGAACACGCCGGGCACTTCCTGCAGCTCGAACAGCCGAACAAGGTCGCCGACCTGATCCTCGGGTTCATCGGTCCGGCCGCCTGA
- a CDS encoding VOC family protein, which yields MPAITPTLWFDDNLEEAAEFYTSVFPDSRIEGMNRTTEAGPGEPGTVLSGSFVLDGNRFIGINGGPLFSFSEAVSFTVHCKDQDEVDYYWDRLSDGGEESQCGWLKDRFGLSWQIVPDRLYELIGDPDRARAAAATQAMYGMRKIIIADLERAVAGEPVQ from the coding sequence ATGCCTGCCATCACCCCCACGCTGTGGTTCGACGACAATCTGGAGGAAGCGGCCGAGTTCTACACCTCGGTGTTCCCCGACTCGCGCATCGAAGGGATGAACCGGACCACCGAGGCCGGACCCGGCGAACCGGGCACCGTCCTGTCGGGCAGCTTCGTGCTGGACGGCAACCGGTTCATCGGGATCAACGGTGGACCGCTGTTCTCGTTCAGCGAGGCGGTGTCCTTTACCGTGCACTGCAAGGACCAGGACGAGGTGGACTACTACTGGGACCGGCTCAGCGATGGCGGCGAGGAGTCGCAGTGCGGCTGGCTGAAGGACCGCTTCGGCCTGAGCTGGCAAATCGTTCCGGATCGGCTGTACGAGCTGATCGGCGACCCCGATCGCGCCCGCGCCGCGGCCGCCACCCAGGCGATGTACGGCATGCGCAAGATCATCATCGCCGACCTGGAGCGGGCGGTGGCCGGCGAACCCGTCCAATGA
- a CDS encoding alpha/beta fold hydrolase, whose protein sequence is MSAVSSTPLTVQFAGRDGIALVADEWNRGIESAGRPSILMLHGGGQNRFSWKNTGQILADEGFHVVALDSRGHGDSDRAPDADYAVDTLTADVMEVLAAVGRPVMIIGASMGGLTGILAAHQAGPDRVTQLVLVDVVPRFEKGGSARIRDFMMGNIDGFDTLDQAADAVAEYLPYRAKPRSPEGLKKNLRLRDGRWYWHWDPAFMTKPGDDPELRTEKFEHAAANLTIPVMLIRGKLSDVVSPEGVQHFLETVPGAEFVELSNAGHTAAGDDNDAFSDVVVGFVKRS, encoded by the coding sequence GTGAGTGCCGTGAGCAGCACACCCCTGACGGTCCAGTTCGCCGGCCGCGACGGCATCGCCCTGGTCGCCGACGAATGGAACCGCGGCATCGAGTCGGCGGGCCGGCCGTCCATCCTCATGTTGCATGGCGGCGGCCAGAACAGGTTCTCATGGAAGAACACCGGCCAGATCCTGGCCGACGAGGGCTTCCACGTCGTCGCCCTGGACAGCCGCGGACACGGTGACAGCGACCGCGCCCCCGACGCCGACTACGCCGTAGACACGCTGACCGCCGACGTCATGGAGGTGCTGGCGGCCGTCGGCCGGCCCGTGATGATCATCGGGGCGAGCATGGGCGGGTTGACCGGCATCCTCGCCGCCCACCAGGCCGGACCCGACCGCGTGACCCAGCTGGTGCTCGTCGACGTGGTGCCGCGGTTCGAGAAGGGCGGCAGCGCGCGCATCCGCGACTTCATGATGGGCAACATCGACGGCTTCGACACCCTGGACCAGGCCGCCGACGCCGTCGCCGAGTACCTGCCGTACCGGGCCAAGCCGCGCAGCCCGGAAGGGCTGAAGAAGAACCTGCGGCTGCGCGACGGGCGCTGGTATTGGCACTGGGACCCGGCCTTTATGACCAAACCCGGCGACGACCCCGAGCTGCGCACGGAGAAATTCGAGCACGCGGCCGCGAACCTGACGATCCCGGTAATGCTGATTCGCGGCAAATTATCCGACGTCGTCAGCCCCGAGGGCGTCCAGCACTTCCTGGAAACGGTGCCGGGCGCGGAGTTCGTCGAGCTGTCCAACGCCGGGCACACCGCGGCCGGCGACGACAACGACGCCTTCAGCGACGTCGTGGTCGGGTTCGTCAAGCGCAGTTGA